In one Streptomyces venezuelae genomic region, the following are encoded:
- a CDS encoding polynucleotide kinase-phosphatase, which produces MTNDTRTGGAARALAVTDLSLVVLIGASGSGKSSFAREHFKATEVISSDFCRGLVADDENDQSASRDAFDVLHYIAGKRLAAGRRTVVDATNVQSESRKQLIELARQYDVLPIAIVLDVPEDVCAARNAARADRADLPRRVIQRHQRELRRSLRHLDREGFRKVHVLRGAEEIDTATVVTEKRYNDLTHLTGPFDIVGDIHGCAAELETLLGKLGYVDGAHPEGRTAVFVGDLVDRGPDTPGVLRRVMSMVAAGTALCVPGNHENKLGRHLKGRGVRHTHGLAETVEQLSAESEEFRTRVREFIDGLVSHYVLDSGRLVVCHAGLPEKYHGRTSGRVRSHALYGDTTGETDEFGLPVRYPWAEEYRGRAAVVYGHTPVPTATWLNNTICLDTGAVFGGRLTALRWPERELVDVPAERVWYEPAKPLRTEAPGGHDGRPLDLNDVHGRRVVETRHVGRVAVREENAAAALEVMSRFAVDPRLLPYLPPTMAPTATSRREGYLEHPEEAFAAYAHDGVARVVCEEKHMGSRAVVLVCRDADAARERFGVGDGPRGAAPTGSLCTRTGRPFFADPAVTEEILGRVRDAVTEAGLWEELATDWLLLDAELMPWSLKASGLLRTQYAAVGAAAGAVFPGAVAALEAAAARGVDAGELLIRQRERAADAAAFTDAYRRYCWPTEGLEGVRLAPFQILAVQGRSLAGLPHDEQLALIDRMVEHDSSQGSDLLQTTRRLYVDTGDPESVRAGVDWWLEMTSRGGEGMVVKPVEALARNAQGRLVQPGVKCRGREYLRIVYGPEYTRPENLAKLRERHLGHKRSLAVREYALGLEALDRLADGEPLWRVHEAVFAVLALESEPVDPRL; this is translated from the coding sequence ATGACGAACGACACCCGCACCGGCGGCGCCGCACGCGCCCTCGCCGTCACCGACCTCTCCCTCGTCGTCCTGATCGGCGCCTCCGGCTCCGGCAAGTCGAGCTTCGCGCGCGAGCACTTCAAGGCGACCGAGGTCATATCCAGCGACTTCTGCCGCGGGCTGGTCGCCGACGACGAGAACGACCAGAGCGCGAGCCGCGACGCCTTCGACGTCCTGCACTACATCGCGGGCAAGCGCCTGGCCGCGGGCCGCCGCACCGTCGTCGACGCGACCAACGTGCAGAGCGAAAGCCGCAAGCAGCTGATCGAGCTGGCCAGGCAGTACGACGTGCTGCCCATCGCCATCGTGCTCGACGTGCCCGAGGACGTCTGCGCGGCGCGCAACGCCGCCCGCGCCGACCGGGCGGACCTGCCGCGCCGCGTCATCCAGCGCCACCAGCGCGAACTGCGGCGCTCGCTGCGCCACCTGGACCGCGAGGGCTTCCGCAAGGTGCACGTCCTGCGCGGGGCCGAGGAGATCGACACCGCCACCGTCGTCACCGAGAAGCGGTACAACGACCTCACCCACCTCACGGGCCCCTTCGACATCGTCGGCGACATCCACGGCTGCGCCGCCGAGCTGGAGACCCTGCTCGGCAAGCTCGGATACGTGGACGGCGCGCACCCCGAGGGCCGTACCGCCGTGTTCGTCGGCGACCTCGTCGACCGCGGCCCGGACACCCCGGGCGTGCTGCGGCGCGTCATGTCGATGGTCGCCGCGGGCACCGCCCTCTGCGTGCCCGGCAACCACGAGAACAAGCTCGGCCGCCACCTCAAGGGCCGCGGCGTCCGGCACACCCACGGCCTCGCCGAGACCGTCGAGCAGCTGTCGGCCGAGAGCGAGGAGTTCCGCACGCGGGTGCGGGAGTTCATCGACGGCCTCGTCTCGCACTACGTCCTGGACAGCGGCCGGCTCGTCGTCTGCCACGCCGGACTGCCGGAGAAGTACCACGGCCGCACCTCGGGCCGGGTCCGCTCCCACGCCCTGTACGGCGACACGACCGGCGAGACCGACGAGTTCGGCCTTCCGGTGCGCTACCCGTGGGCCGAGGAGTACCGGGGCAGGGCCGCGGTCGTCTACGGCCACACCCCCGTGCCCACCGCGACCTGGCTCAACAACACCATCTGCCTGGACACCGGCGCCGTCTTCGGCGGCCGGCTGACCGCGCTGCGCTGGCCGGAGCGCGAACTCGTCGACGTACCGGCGGAGCGCGTCTGGTACGAGCCCGCCAAGCCGCTGCGCACCGAGGCACCCGGCGGCCACGACGGGCGGCCGCTCGACCTGAACGACGTGCACGGCCGCCGCGTGGTCGAGACGCGGCACGTGGGCCGTGTCGCCGTGCGCGAGGAGAACGCCGCCGCGGCCCTGGAGGTCATGAGCCGCTTCGCCGTCGACCCGCGCCTGCTCCCGTACCTGCCGCCGACGATGGCGCCGACGGCCACCTCCCGCCGCGAGGGCTACCTGGAACACCCGGAGGAGGCCTTCGCCGCGTACGCGCACGACGGCGTCGCCCGCGTCGTGTGTGAGGAGAAGCACATGGGGTCGCGCGCGGTGGTCCTCGTCTGCCGCGACGCGGACGCGGCCCGCGAGCGGTTCGGAGTGGGGGACGGCCCCCGCGGGGCGGCGCCCACCGGCTCCCTCTGCACCCGCACCGGCCGCCCCTTCTTCGCCGACCCCGCCGTCACCGAGGAGATCCTCGGCCGCGTGCGCGACGCCGTCACCGAGGCCGGCCTGTGGGAGGAGCTGGCGACGGACTGGCTGCTGCTCGACGCGGAGCTGATGCCGTGGTCGCTGAAGGCGTCGGGGCTGCTCCGCACGCAGTACGCCGCCGTGGGCGCCGCCGCAGGAGCCGTCTTCCCCGGCGCGGTCGCCGCCCTGGAAGCGGCGGCGGCACGCGGCGTCGACGCGGGCGAACTCCTGATCCGGCAGCGGGAACGCGCCGCGGACGCCGCCGCGTTCACCGACGCCTACCGACGCTACTGCTGGCCGACCGAGGGCCTGGAGGGCGTGCGCCTCGCGCCGTTCCAGATCCTCGCCGTCCAGGGGCGCAGCCTCGCCGGGCTCCCGCACGACGAACAGCTGGCCCTGATCGACCGCATGGTGGAGCACGACAGCAGCCAGGGCTCCGACCTGCTGCAGACCACCCGCCGCCTGTACGTCGACACGGGCGACCCGGAGTCGGTGCGGGCGGGCGTCGACTGGTGGCTGGAGATGACCAGCCGGGGCGGCGAGGGCATGGTCGTCAAGCCGGTCGAGGCGCTGGCCAGGAACGCGCAGGGCCGGCTCGTCCAGCCCGGCGTCAAGTGCCGCGGCCGCGAGTACCTGCGGATCGTCTACGGCCCGGAGTACACGCGCCCGGAGAACCTGGCGAAGCTGCGCGAACGCCACCTCGGCCACAAGCGGTCGCTGGCCGTCCGCGAGTACGCGCTCGGCCTGGAGGCGCTGGACCGGCTGGCGGACGGCGAGCCGCTGTGGCGGGTCCACGAGGCCGTGTTCGCCGTCCTCGCCCTGGAGTCGGAGCCGGTGGACCCCCGGCTCTAG